From the Vibrio alginolyticus NBRC 15630 = ATCC 17749 genome, one window contains:
- a CDS encoding gamma carbonic anhydrase family protein: protein MSSMRSYKGIKPELGERVYVDPTSVLVGDIRIGDDSSIWPLVAARGDVNHIHIGDRTNIQDGSVLHVTHKNAENPNGYPLIIGNDVTIGHKVMLHGCEIHDRVLVGMGAIVLDAVVIESEVMIGAGSLVPPGKVLESGYLYVGSPVKQARPLSEKERAFLQKSANNYVQNKNDYLNEVKDLN, encoded by the coding sequence ATGAGCTCAATGAGAAGCTACAAAGGTATAAAGCCTGAACTTGGTGAGCGTGTTTACGTTGACCCAACCTCTGTTTTAGTCGGTGATATCCGAATTGGCGATGATTCTAGCATTTGGCCATTGGTAGCAGCGCGAGGCGATGTAAACCACATTCACATTGGTGATCGAACGAATATTCAAGATGGCAGTGTTTTGCATGTCACCCATAAGAACGCCGAAAACCCAAACGGCTACCCATTGATTATTGGTAATGACGTTACGATTGGCCACAAAGTGATGCTGCACGGTTGTGAGATCCACGATCGTGTTTTGGTTGGTATGGGAGCTATTGTTTTAGATGCTGTTGTAATTGAGTCAGAGGTGATGATCGGAGCAGGCAGTTTAGTGCCACCTGGGAAAGTATTAGAAAGTGGCTACTTATATGTTGGAAGCCCAGTAAAACAAGCTCGCCCTCTATCAGAAAAAGAACGAGCTTTCTTGCAAAAGTCTGCCAACAACTATGTGCAGAACAAAAACGACTACTTAAATGAAGTAAAAGACTTGAACTAA
- a CDS encoding DUF1488 family protein, protein MNQSILFPDIQSWDEVSQSVNFSAQQSGALIECFVTKQKLEKLSGSLIETEQAAIKVFTDYRFDLEEMAEELIEDEAFNEEGHIIIG, encoded by the coding sequence ATGAATCAATCCATCTTATTCCCAGATATTCAATCATGGGATGAAGTATCACAATCGGTAAACTTTTCGGCGCAACAATCAGGCGCACTAATAGAGTGCTTTGTGACGAAACAAAAGTTAGAAAAGCTCAGTGGTTCACTGATTGAAACTGAGCAAGCGGCAATTAAAGTGTTTACTGATTACAGATTCGACCTAGAAGAAATGGCTGAAGAGCTAATAGAAGATGAAGCCTTCAACGAAGAAGGCCATATCATCATCGGTTAA
- the aroE gene encoding shikimate dehydrogenase produces MTQQIDRYAVFGNPIGHSKSPFIHTLFARQTNQSLVYTAESAPVDGFIDAAKVFFAEGGKGCNITMPFKEDAYQFASRLTERAQLAGAVNTLKKLDDGEIIGDNTDGAGLVQDLLQHQVVLEGARILIIGAGGAARGVIKPLLDQKPTSLTITNRTFSKAQELAELFVSHGPILAKEMASIDEEYDVIINSTSASLSGELPTISSSIFAANSTSYDMIYGKGVTSFNLWAKENGAAHAYDGLGMLVGQAAESFMLWRGLRPGAKQILRELRKNLEGQ; encoded by the coding sequence ATGACCCAGCAAATCGATCGCTATGCCGTGTTTGGTAATCCTATCGGACACAGTAAGTCGCCATTCATTCACACCTTGTTTGCTCGTCAAACTAATCAATCTTTGGTGTATACCGCAGAAAGTGCACCTGTTGATGGTTTTATTGACGCGGCGAAGGTGTTTTTTGCTGAAGGTGGCAAGGGGTGCAACATCACTATGCCATTTAAAGAAGATGCTTATCAATTTGCTAGTCGATTGACAGAACGGGCTCAGTTAGCAGGCGCGGTAAATACCCTCAAGAAGTTAGACGATGGTGAAATCATCGGTGACAACACTGATGGTGCAGGTTTAGTGCAAGATCTGCTTCAGCATCAGGTTGTATTGGAAGGTGCGCGAATCCTAATTATTGGTGCTGGTGGTGCAGCTCGTGGTGTTATTAAGCCACTACTCGATCAAAAGCCGACCTCTTTAACCATTACCAACCGTACCTTTAGTAAAGCACAAGAGCTCGCAGAGCTGTTTGTCTCTCACGGTCCTATCCTCGCCAAAGAGATGGCAAGTATTGATGAAGAGTATGATGTCATCATTAACTCCACATCCGCTTCTCTTAGTGGTGAACTGCCGACTATTTCATCCTCCATCTTTGCCGCTAACAGTACAAGCTATGACATGATTTATGGCAAAGGGGTGACGAGCTTTAACTTATGGGCAAAAGAGAATGGTGCCGCTCATGCGTATGACGGTCTTGGAATGTTAGTTGGGCAGGCTGCGGAAAGCTTTATGCTCTGGCGTGGCTTACGTCCTGGTGCCAAACAAATTCTCAGAGAACTAAGAAAGAATCTTGAAGGTCAATAA
- the hemF gene encoding oxygen-dependent coproporphyrinogen oxidase, whose translation MSAIDKHAVKQFLMSLQDSICQQLEQEDGKAVFVEDAWQREKGERLGGGGRSRVLRDGLVFEQGGVNFSHVEGKEMPASATAHRPELAGRRFEAMGVSLVIHPKNPYVPTSHANVRFFIAEKDGEDPIWWFGGGFDLTPFYPFEEDCQSWHDTAKLLCAPFGDDVYQEHKAWCDKYFFLPHRNETRGVGGLFFDDLNQWEFDKCFAYIKAVGEGYCQAYLPIVSRRKEIKYGEREREFQLYRRGRYVEFNLVYDRGTLFGLQSGGRTESILMSMPPLARWEYCYEPEAGSPEAELYERYLTPREW comes from the coding sequence ATGTCAGCGATCGATAAGCACGCCGTAAAGCAGTTCTTGATGTCACTTCAGGACTCCATTTGTCAGCAGTTAGAACAAGAAGATGGAAAGGCCGTCTTTGTCGAAGATGCATGGCAACGTGAAAAAGGAGAGCGTCTGGGGGGCGGTGGTCGCTCACGTGTTTTGCGTGATGGCCTTGTTTTCGAGCAGGGAGGCGTGAACTTCTCGCATGTGGAAGGGAAAGAAATGCCAGCATCTGCGACAGCGCATCGCCCAGAGCTAGCGGGTCGTCGTTTTGAAGCGATGGGTGTTTCTTTGGTTATTCACCCTAAAAACCCTTACGTACCGACTTCACACGCCAATGTCCGCTTCTTTATTGCAGAAAAAGATGGCGAAGACCCAATTTGGTGGTTTGGTGGTGGTTTTGACCTAACGCCGTTCTATCCATTTGAAGAAGATTGCCAATCATGGCACGACACTGCAAAACTGCTTTGTGCGCCATTTGGTGACGATGTTTACCAAGAGCATAAAGCATGGTGTGACAAATACTTCTTCCTACCACATCGTAATGAAACTCGCGGTGTTGGCGGTTTGTTCTTTGATGATCTAAACCAGTGGGAATTTGATAAGTGTTTTGCTTACATCAAAGCAGTGGGTGAAGGCTATTGCCAGGCTTACTTGCCGATCGTTTCTCGTCGTAAAGAGATCAAGTATGGTGAGCGTGAGCGTGAATTCCAACTATATCGTCGCGGCCGTTACGTAGAGTTCAACTTAGTGTATGACCGTGGCACCTTATTTGGTTTACAAAGTGGTGGGCGTACTGAGTCGATTCTGATGTCAATGCCGCCGCTCGCTCGCTGGGAGTACTGCTACGAGCCAGAAGCGGGATCGCCAGAAGCTGAACTTTACGAGCGATACCTAACGCCCCGAGAGTGGTAA
- a CDS encoding L-threonylcarbamoyladenylate synthase: MDNFEQVLNALKQGEVIAYPTEGVFGVGCDPDNPEAIQKLLELKQRPVEKGLILIAASYDQLLPYIDESQLTEEQLQTVHATWPGPYTWIMPASDKVSNWVSGQFDSIAVRVTDHPLVQKMCNAFGKPLTSTSANLSGLPPCMTTEEVEEQLGDKLVAILRGETSGRDKPSEIRDAKTSQILRQG; the protein is encoded by the coding sequence GTGGATAACTTTGAACAAGTGCTCAACGCACTCAAGCAAGGCGAAGTGATTGCCTATCCAACAGAAGGGGTTTTTGGTGTCGGATGTGATCCAGATAACCCAGAAGCAATTCAAAAGCTATTAGAGCTCAAGCAGCGTCCGGTAGAAAAAGGGCTGATTCTAATCGCGGCAAGTTATGATCAGCTCTTGCCTTATATTGATGAATCTCAGTTGACTGAAGAACAATTACAGACTGTTCATGCCACTTGGCCAGGCCCATACACTTGGATCATGCCAGCGAGCGATAAAGTATCCAACTGGGTTTCAGGGCAGTTTGATTCAATTGCGGTTCGTGTGACTGATCATCCTTTGGTGCAAAAAATGTGTAATGCATTCGGAAAGCCGTTAACCTCTACCAGCGCGAATCTTTCCGGCTTACCACCGTGTATGACCACGGAAGAAGTCGAAGAGCAGTTGGGTGATAAGCTGGTCGCCATTCTTCGTGGCGAGACCAGCGGTCGTGATAAACCCAGCGAGATTCGTGACGCCAAAACTTCACAAATATTAAGACAGGGTTAA